A stretch of Arthrobacter sp. NEB 688 DNA encodes these proteins:
- a CDS encoding endonuclease/exonuclease/phosphatase family protein, with the protein MAAAAPASAAPERVKIVQHNVEKKWSAIAAAVQLAADTSADGLTLQEVCKTDADRLISEHPGWTVNWRESRAGACSDGKAVGVAAILRGQAGADGLWPALPADTGRTVELVCVRYGATVKRFICSVHLAKGDPTARKLQTAAIKQITNQWINNQGSVVVGGDFNATPYTDEMDSMYALNGNGRFTEADQAAGRGGDVTSADGRKIDYVFFSQNRTSAVQAAGITVTSTDSDHKLLLAKADVTL; encoded by the coding sequence GTGGCCGCTGCCGCCCCCGCCAGCGCCGCACCCGAGAGGGTCAAGATCGTGCAGCACAACGTCGAGAAGAAGTGGTCGGCCATCGCCGCCGCCGTGCAACTGGCCGCAGACACATCCGCGGACGGTTTGACCCTGCAGGAGGTGTGCAAGACCGACGCTGACCGCCTGATCTCGGAGCACCCCGGTTGGACAGTGAACTGGCGCGAGAGTCGCGCCGGCGCTTGCAGTGACGGCAAGGCTGTCGGAGTGGCAGCGATTCTGCGTGGCCAAGCGGGCGCTGATGGGCTGTGGCCCGCCTTGCCGGCCGACACTGGCCGGACCGTCGAACTCGTCTGTGTTCGGTACGGAGCAACGGTCAAGAGGTTCATCTGCTCGGTCCACCTGGCGAAGGGAGATCCCACTGCCCGCAAGCTGCAGACGGCTGCCATCAAGCAGATCACCAATCAGTGGATCAACAATCAGGGATCCGTCGTCGTGGGTGGTGACTTCAACGCCACGCCGTATACGGACGAGATGGACTCCATGTACGCCCTCAACGGCAACGGCCGGTTTACTGAGGCCGACCAGGCTGCCGGGCGCGGAGGCGATGTGACCTCTGCCGACGGTCGCAAGATCGACTACGTGTTCTTTTCACAGAACCGTACGAGTGCAGTTCAGGCGGCTGGCATCACCGTGACCAGCACAGACTCCGACCACAAGCTCTTGCTCGCGAAGGCTGACGTCACCCTGTGA
- the mobF gene encoding MobF family relaxase has protein sequence MSLHKLTAGTGYTYLTRQVAAHDHGPAARASLASYYTEQGETPGRWVGSGLAGIDGLQVGDEVTEEQMRALFGTGLHPLATQRSARLEGPDLTERDLRAATRLGATYKVYANDTPAFLLEVARRIEDHAAALGHPRDYPVDPDTKASIRTAVATEIFTAEHGRPPSGARELASALARYSRPRTRAVAGFDLTFSPVKSVSALWALAPPEVAAQIELAHHDAVRDALTFLEQHALFTREGTDGVRQVETTGLVAAAFTHRDSRAGDPDLHTHVAVANKVQACGSGSWLAIDGRILYKAHVSASETYNTALEGHLRSRLGVRFTAREHTGRDTRPVREIDGVDPALLTRWSSRRHAIDTRRGELAQDFQRAHGRPPTSIEAIHLAQQATLETREDKHPPRTLAQQRAAWRLEADEVLGPGGREAMVQACLPARCRPDTVLPDTAALQQLAQRVLEQVQSRRATWQVWHVRAEALRQVRAATLPPHLIEHVVDTVTAAALVASVRLSPGGDGIAEPPALRRSDGSSVYEIAGGTLHTSAAVLAAEQRIIAAAGIADRPACSAAAVDLTLLEHAANGTVLNAGQAALVRGMATSAARVQLALAPAGAGKTTAMRALTAAWLEDGGDVVGLAPSAAAATVLRESTGAATDTLAKLNWSLTQHEDDRPAWVTSVGPRTLVIVDEAAMADTLSLDAPVTYVLGRGGQVRLIGDTHQLAAIGAGGVLRDIADTHGALHLTQLMRFTDPAEGMASLALREGRPEALGFYLDHGRVHVGDPAATTEQVFSAWVEDCTAGRDSLMLAPTRDLVTALNRRAQAHRLGATLDPTGVPLADGAVGHIGDIVITRRNDRRLRLSSTDWVKNGDRWSITHIAPDGSLTLSHSRTSQHAVVPSDYVRESVELGYATTTHAAQGVSVDTVHGLATGTESRQQLYTLLTRGADANHLYLQFSTDGDPHRVIRPDAVHPPTATDILEAILARDDAPRSATTLQCDAAAPHARLQAAVARYTDALHVAAGLRLGAHGLAQLGCDANRTIPGLTDEPAWPALRSHLALLAAAGTDPRRALESAAERDLTGSRDRAAVLDWRLDDRDLHRAGRGPLPWLPPIPAALGTDPEWDTYLRARRDLVVDLAEQVRRETPASTLPASTLPAWWPEGRRVEPELLVDVTLWRAAAGVNADDHRATGPRCLTKTAALWQRTLDARLGTDSPALAEWGTLLHSLAPSVRGDDFTLVLALRLAAVSRAGVDARALLATAVRAPLPDDHAAAALWWRISRHLSPAVALQVEAAPAHHTEWLDQLTRALSAEQRSGLQASPWWPALVATLEHSLARGNHPADLERHLVSSAGVVDPDLDACQALTWRLSVLADPPPDEGTPRPEDFADAPDDWAPPQSLESGTGIEAPVSVPAPDIETRLTAAALVRSTMGVQPLSESEIEHMVARAAAWDDAPFTPQRAAELNALAREYYSRLLDTAWAGDYLRRRLRLEIVPPGAGYAPPGWTHLTHHMRSLGASDDELIALGLSSRAKTGRLIDRFRDRLLLPIEKDGITLGFVGRRHPDGGDDHGPKYLNTPTTVLFHKGDVLYGMPTGGRLNGAVPVVVEGPIDALAVTTAGDEAFVGVAPLGTALTAAQARLIAERHTRPVLAFDHDPAGRSAAERAFWMLAPHGVWPREARLPTGEDPSSVIESQGREGVLRALTTSRSVADRLIHELSHLVAPDSAEAAIRITAVDDPERWTERIAHLASQGFATTPSMFEQLVTAAEEWNERAGAPAWPTHRAGQPPWIENSRKVLAPRTARGTRSARAR, from the coding sequence ATGAGCCTGCACAAGCTCACCGCGGGCACCGGGTACACGTACCTGACCCGGCAGGTCGCCGCGCACGACCACGGCCCGGCAGCGCGGGCCTCGCTCGCGTCGTACTACACCGAGCAGGGCGAGACCCCCGGCCGGTGGGTCGGCTCCGGCCTGGCCGGGATCGACGGGCTGCAGGTCGGAGACGAGGTCACCGAGGAGCAGATGCGGGCCCTGTTCGGGACCGGGTTGCACCCCCTCGCGACACAACGCTCCGCCCGCCTCGAGGGGCCGGACCTCACCGAGCGTGACCTGCGCGCCGCCACCCGGCTCGGGGCGACCTACAAGGTCTACGCCAACGACACCCCGGCCTTCCTGCTCGAGGTCGCCCGCCGGATCGAGGACCACGCCGCCGCCCTCGGACACCCCCGCGACTACCCCGTCGACCCCGACACCAAGGCGAGCATCCGGACCGCGGTCGCGACCGAGATCTTCACCGCCGAGCACGGCCGGCCGCCCTCCGGCGCACGGGAGCTCGCCTCCGCGCTCGCCCGCTACTCACGCCCCCGCACCCGCGCCGTGGCCGGCTTCGACCTCACCTTCTCCCCCGTCAAGTCCGTCTCCGCCCTCTGGGCCCTCGCGCCGCCAGAGGTCGCCGCGCAGATCGAGCTCGCCCACCACGACGCCGTCCGAGACGCCCTCACCTTCCTCGAGCAGCACGCCCTCTTCACCCGCGAAGGCACCGACGGGGTCCGCCAGGTCGAGACCACCGGATTGGTCGCGGCCGCGTTCACCCACCGCGACTCCCGCGCCGGAGATCCCGACCTGCACACCCACGTCGCCGTCGCCAACAAGGTCCAGGCCTGCGGATCCGGGTCGTGGCTCGCCATCGACGGACGCATCCTCTACAAGGCGCACGTCAGCGCGTCGGAGACCTACAACACCGCCCTCGAAGGGCACCTGCGCAGCCGGCTCGGGGTGCGCTTCACCGCACGCGAACACACCGGGCGCGACACCCGACCGGTGCGGGAGATCGACGGCGTCGACCCGGCCCTCCTCACCCGCTGGTCCAGTCGGCGCCACGCCATCGACACCCGACGCGGCGAGCTCGCGCAGGACTTCCAGCGCGCCCACGGCCGCCCGCCGACCAGCATCGAGGCGATCCACCTCGCGCAGCAGGCCACCCTCGAGACCCGCGAGGACAAGCACCCACCCCGCACCCTCGCCCAGCAGCGGGCCGCCTGGCGCCTGGAGGCTGATGAGGTCCTCGGACCCGGCGGCCGCGAGGCCATGGTCCAGGCCTGCCTCCCCGCACGTTGCCGACCCGACACCGTCCTGCCGGACACCGCGGCACTGCAGCAGCTGGCCCAGCGCGTGCTCGAGCAGGTGCAGTCGCGGCGCGCGACGTGGCAGGTGTGGCACGTGCGAGCGGAGGCGCTGCGGCAGGTCCGCGCCGCGACCCTCCCACCACACCTGATCGAGCACGTCGTCGACACCGTCACCGCGGCTGCCCTGGTCGCTTCCGTCCGCCTCTCCCCCGGCGGCGACGGCATCGCCGAGCCACCGGCCCTGCGGCGATCCGACGGGAGCAGCGTGTACGAGATCGCCGGGGGCACGCTGCACACCAGCGCCGCCGTCCTGGCCGCCGAGCAGCGCATCATCGCCGCGGCCGGGATCGCGGACCGGCCCGCGTGCTCGGCAGCGGCGGTCGACCTCACGCTGCTCGAGCACGCCGCCAACGGCACCGTCCTGAACGCCGGCCAGGCAGCTCTCGTGCGCGGAATGGCCACCTCCGCAGCCCGGGTGCAGCTCGCCCTCGCGCCCGCCGGCGCCGGCAAGACCACCGCCATGCGGGCACTGACCGCGGCATGGCTCGAGGACGGGGGCGATGTCGTCGGTCTCGCCCCGTCCGCGGCGGCCGCCACCGTCCTGCGCGAGAGCACTGGAGCCGCCACAGACACCCTCGCCAAGCTCAACTGGTCCCTCACGCAGCACGAGGACGACAGGCCAGCCTGGGTGACCAGCGTCGGACCACGGACGCTGGTCATCGTCGACGAGGCCGCGATGGCCGACACCCTCTCCCTCGACGCCCCCGTCACCTACGTCCTGGGTCGTGGCGGCCAGGTGCGCCTCATCGGGGACACCCACCAGCTCGCCGCGATCGGAGCCGGCGGCGTGCTGCGCGACATCGCCGACACCCACGGCGCGTTGCACCTCACCCAGCTGATGCGCTTCACCGACCCGGCCGAAGGGATGGCCTCGCTCGCCCTGCGCGAGGGACGACCCGAGGCCCTCGGCTTCTACCTCGACCACGGCCGCGTCCACGTCGGCGACCCCGCCGCCACCACCGAACAGGTCTTCAGCGCCTGGGTCGAGGACTGCACGGCCGGCCGCGACAGCCTCATGCTCGCCCCCACCCGAGACCTCGTCACCGCCCTGAACCGGCGCGCCCAGGCCCACCGCCTCGGCGCGACCCTCGACCCCACCGGCGTCCCGCTCGCCGACGGCGCCGTCGGGCACATCGGGGACATCGTCATCACCCGTCGCAACGACCGACGGCTGCGCCTCTCGAGCACCGACTGGGTCAAGAACGGTGACCGGTGGAGCATCACGCACATCGCACCCGACGGCTCACTCACGCTCTCCCACAGCCGAACCAGCCAGCACGCCGTGGTTCCTTCCGACTACGTCCGAGAAAGTGTCGAGCTCGGTTATGCCACTACGACCCACGCCGCGCAGGGGGTCTCCGTCGACACCGTGCACGGTCTCGCGACCGGCACCGAGAGCCGCCAACAGCTCTACACCTTGCTCACCCGAGGAGCCGACGCCAACCACCTCTACCTCCAGTTCTCCACCGACGGCGACCCCCACCGCGTTATCCGCCCCGACGCCGTCCACCCCCCGACCGCGACGGACATCCTCGAGGCGATCCTCGCCCGCGACGACGCCCCCCGCTCCGCCACCACCCTCCAATGCGACGCAGCCGCGCCCCATGCTCGTCTGCAGGCCGCCGTCGCCCGGTACACCGACGCCCTCCACGTCGCCGCCGGCCTGCGGCTCGGAGCCCACGGCCTCGCGCAGCTCGGCTGCGACGCGAACCGCACCATCCCCGGCCTCACCGACGAGCCCGCGTGGCCGGCCCTGCGCTCCCACCTCGCCCTCCTCGCAGCCGCCGGCACCGACCCACGTCGCGCGCTCGAGTCCGCTGCGGAACGAGACCTCACCGGCAGTCGAGACCGCGCCGCCGTCCTGGACTGGCGGCTCGACGACCGCGACCTGCACCGCGCCGGGCGCGGCCCCCTCCCGTGGCTGCCCCCCATCCCGGCCGCACTCGGAACCGACCCCGAGTGGGACACCTACCTCCGCGCGCGACGCGATCTCGTCGTCGACCTCGCCGAGCAGGTCCGGCGCGAGACCCCTGCCAGCACCCTCCCGGCCAGCACCCTCCCGGCCTGGTGGCCGGAGGGGCGTCGGGTGGAGCCAGAGCTGCTCGTCGACGTCACGCTCTGGCGCGCCGCGGCCGGCGTCAATGCTGACGACCACAGGGCCACCGGGCCGAGGTGCCTCACGAAGACGGCTGCGCTGTGGCAGCGCACCCTCGACGCCCGTCTCGGCACCGACTCTCCCGCCCTGGCCGAATGGGGCACCCTGCTGCACTCGCTCGCCCCCAGCGTGCGCGGCGACGACTTCACCCTCGTCCTCGCCCTACGACTCGCCGCAGTTAGCCGCGCCGGAGTGGATGCACGCGCCCTCCTGGCGACCGCAGTTCGTGCCCCGTTGCCGGACGACCACGCCGCCGCCGCACTGTGGTGGCGGATCAGCCGCCACCTCTCACCCGCGGTCGCACTCCAGGTGGAAGCCGCCCCCGCTCACCACACCGAATGGCTGGACCAGCTCACCCGCGCCCTCTCCGCAGAGCAACGCTCCGGCCTGCAGGCGAGCCCGTGGTGGCCCGCGCTGGTCGCCACCCTCGAACACTCCCTCGCCCGCGGAAACCACCCGGCTGACCTCGAACGCCACCTCGTCTCCAGCGCTGGCGTCGTCGATCCAGACCTCGACGCCTGCCAAGCCCTCACCTGGCGACTCAGCGTTCTCGCCGACCCACCCCCAGATGAAGGCACCCCCCGCCCAGAAGACTTCGCCGATGCCCCGGACGACTGGGCCCCACCCCAATCGCTGGAGTCGGGGACCGGTATCGAGGCGCCGGTGTCAGTCCCAGCGCCGGACATCGAGACCCGCCTGACTGCCGCCGCCCTCGTCCGCAGCACCATGGGTGTTCAACCGCTGAGCGAGAGCGAGATCGAACACATGGTGGCCCGTGCCGCCGCTTGGGACGACGCCCCGTTCACCCCGCAACGAGCCGCCGAGCTCAACGCACTCGCCCGCGAGTACTACTCCCGCCTGCTCGACACCGCATGGGCCGGGGACTACCTCCGACGTCGGCTCCGGCTCGAAATCGTCCCTCCGGGAGCCGGCTATGCCCCACCAGGCTGGACACACCTCACCCACCACATGCGCTCACTCGGCGCGAGCGACGACGAACTCATCGCCTTGGGACTGAGCAGCCGCGCCAAGACTGGGCGCCTCATCGACAGGTTCCGCGACCGCCTCCTGCTGCCTATCGAAAAGGACGGCATTACCCTTGGCTTCGTCGGCCGCCGCCACCCCGACGGAGGTGACGACCACGGCCCCAAGTACCTCAACACCCCCACCACCGTCCTCTTCCACAAGGGCGACGTGCTCTACGGGATGCCCACAGGCGGCCGTCTGAACGGCGCCGTCCCGGTCGTCGTCGAAGGCCCAATCGACGCGCTGGCAGTCACGACAGCCGGCGACGAAGCCTTCGTCGGTGTGGCACCCCTCGGCACCGCACTCACGGCTGCACAAGCACGCCTCATCGCCGAGCGGCACACTCGCCCCGTCCTTGCATTCGACCATGACCCGGCCGGACGCTCTGCTGCGGAGCGGGCGTTCTGGATGCTCGCCCCCCACGGGGTGTGGCCTCGAGAGGCAAGACTTCCGACCGGAGAGGACCCCTCCTCGGTCATCGAGAGCCAAGGTCGTGAAGGCGTCCTCCGCGCGCTCACGACGAGTAGGTCGGTCGCCGACCGACTCATCCACGAGCTCTCGCACCTCGTTGCACCAGACTCCGCAGAGGCCGCCATACGCATTACTGCCGTCGATGACCCGGAACGATGGACCGAGCGAATCGCGCACTTGGCTTCCCAGGGCTTTGCCACTACGCCTTCGATGTTCGAGCAGTTGGTCACAGCCGCAGAGGAGTGGAACGAGCGCGCGGGGGCACCCGCATGGCCAACGCATCGAGCAGGCCAACCACCGTGGATCGAGAACAGTCGAAAGGTTCTAGCGCCGAGGACTGCGCGTGGCACTCGCTCAGCCCGGGCGAGGTAG